From a region of the Candidatus Jettenia caeni genome:
- a CDS encoding cell division protein, with the protein MGLFIIFFYGLIYGWQSFYPQQTLNQRIISYSQFIEQLDADNIDSVSMKNLHIKGEFRKEVTLPLPDEKEPVSVKNFQTFLPVFQGEELIEKLKEKNVIIHVEPPEERSVFWQFLVGLLPWMFIIGIWMIMMRRAQQIEGGPGGLFSFGQSKAILYDVKKPRITFKDVAGMDNVKQELKEAIEFLKDPGVFKRIGAKVPKGMLLIGAPGTGKTLLARATAGEAGVPFYSINASEFIEMFVGVGASRVRDMFRKAKASHPSIIFIDEIDAVGRTRGAGLGGGHDEREQTLNQLLAEMDGFHPNEEVVVMAATNRPDVLDPALLRPGRFDRQVVLDKPGWKERKAILEIHVRNKKLKEDINLESIAKGTPGMTGADLENLANEAALIAIRKKKDVIDQSDFDEARDKVLMGTIREETISDLEKRITAYHESGHALVARMLPGTDPIHKVSIVPRGMAMGVTQLLPEEDRHFYPKNYLMNKLAVALAGRVAEKLNFNDVSTGAQNDLKEATTLAEKMVAQWGMSDKVGPLNLGRGEEHPFLGRELAQPKRYSEDMAWLMDQEIQKLIVDAEMRAEEILRNNKSTLVNLAETLIKEESLGREEIERIIKNLPKG; encoded by the coding sequence TTGGGGCTTTTTATTATTTTTTTTTATGGACTCATATACGGATGGCAATCCTTCTATCCTCAACAAACCCTCAATCAGCGTATCATAAGCTATAGTCAATTCATTGAACAGCTCGATGCTGATAACATCGATTCTGTTTCCATGAAGAATTTGCACATAAAGGGGGAATTTCGCAAAGAAGTAACCCTTCCGCTCCCGGATGAAAAGGAACCTGTTTCAGTAAAAAATTTTCAAACATTTTTACCTGTTTTTCAAGGAGAGGAGCTTATTGAAAAACTGAAAGAGAAAAATGTGATAATACATGTGGAACCACCCGAAGAACGATCCGTTTTCTGGCAGTTCCTTGTCGGGCTACTTCCGTGGATGTTTATTATCGGTATATGGATGATCATGATGAGACGAGCCCAGCAAATAGAGGGAGGACCTGGAGGACTTTTTTCCTTCGGGCAAAGCAAGGCGATACTCTACGATGTGAAAAAACCGCGCATTACTTTCAAGGATGTAGCTGGTATGGACAATGTAAAACAGGAATTGAAAGAGGCGATAGAATTTCTTAAAGACCCTGGTGTATTTAAGAGAATCGGTGCCAAAGTGCCCAAAGGTATGCTCCTTATCGGTGCTCCGGGAACCGGGAAAACACTTCTTGCGCGTGCAACGGCAGGAGAGGCTGGCGTCCCTTTCTATAGCATTAATGCATCAGAATTTATTGAGATGTTTGTAGGTGTAGGGGCCTCGCGTGTCAGGGATATGTTCCGGAAGGCTAAGGCATCTCACCCCAGCATAATCTTTATTGATGAAATTGATGCTGTTGGGCGCACACGAGGTGCAGGTCTGGGCGGGGGACATGATGAAAGGGAGCAAACGCTTAATCAGCTTTTAGCTGAAATGGATGGATTTCATCCAAACGAAGAAGTTGTTGTAATGGCGGCGACCAACAGGCCTGATGTGCTTGATCCGGCGCTTCTCAGACCAGGAAGGTTTGACAGGCAAGTTGTGCTGGATAAGCCCGGATGGAAAGAACGAAAAGCAATTCTTGAAATACATGTCAGGAATAAAAAATTGAAGGAAGACATCAACCTTGAAAGCATAGCGAAAGGGACCCCTGGCATGACAGGCGCTGACCTCGAAAATCTTGCAAATGAAGCTGCATTAATTGCAATTCGAAAAAAGAAAGATGTCATTGATCAGAGTGACTTCGATGAAGCGCGTGATAAGGTCCTTATGGGAACTATAAGGGAGGAAACTATTAGTGATCTGGAGAAACGGATAACAGCTTATCACGAGTCTGGACATGCCCTTGTTGCCCGCATGCTTCCGGGTACAGATCCTATCCATAAGGTTAGTATTGTACCTCGGGGAATGGCTATGGGGGTTACGCAACTTTTACCAGAAGAGGATAGACATTTTTATCCTAAGAATTACCTTATGAACAAACTTGCCGTAGCCCTTGCTGGTAGAGTTGCTGAGAAGCTTAATTTTAATGATGTTAGCACCGGGGCGCAGAATGACCTCAAGGAGGCAACTACCCTTGCTGAGAAAATGGTTGCACAATGGGGGATGAGTGATAAGGTGGGGCCTCTCAATCTTGGAAGGGGAGAAGAACATCCTTTTTTAGGGAGAGAGCTTGCACAACCGAAACGATACAGCGAGGATATGGCATGGCTTATGGACCAGGAAATACAAAAGTTAATTGTTGATGCTGAAATGAGAGCGGAAGAAATACTGAGGAATAATAAAAGCACCCTGGTTAATTTGGCAGAAACCCTTATAAAAGAGGAGTCTTTAGGCAGAGAAGAAATTGAGCGGATAATAAAGAATTTACCAAAAGGTTAG
- a CDS encoding putative ribokinase, giving the protein MNILVSGSLAYDRIMDFPGKFSDHILPDKVHVLNVCFMINGLSENFGGTAGNIAYALSLLDENPTIIATAGRDFDPYRNWLTKNKISTNHIKIIDEELTAGAYITTDQSDNQITAFNPGAMKWSADFHFDSLASEKALAIVAPGNLDDMISLSTLYKKKKVNYIFDPGQSLPAWKKELLIDMIQGSKIFICNDYELQLTQEKTSMTLNDILEKTEILIVTKGEFGSVVMQKENTGIKSFDIPAAKAHEICDPTGAGDAYRAGLIKGLAISKDDIIHAAKIGSVCAVYAVEVYGSQNFHFTPESFNKRFKDVFGGEAF; this is encoded by the coding sequence ATGAATATTCTTGTTTCTGGCTCATTGGCTTATGACAGGATTATGGACTTTCCGGGAAAATTCTCTGACCATATACTTCCCGATAAGGTACACGTATTAAATGTATGTTTTATGATAAATGGTTTAAGTGAAAATTTTGGAGGAACTGCAGGTAATATTGCTTACGCCCTCTCGCTTCTTGATGAAAACCCAACCATAATAGCTACGGCTGGACGTGATTTTGATCCTTATAGAAATTGGTTAACGAAGAATAAGATTTCCACAAACCATATTAAGATCATCGATGAAGAACTAACTGCGGGCGCCTATATAACTACTGATCAATCGGATAATCAGATAACGGCATTTAATCCGGGTGCAATGAAATGGAGCGCCGATTTTCATTTTGATTCTCTTGCATCTGAAAAAGCCCTTGCAATTGTTGCGCCGGGGAATTTGGACGATATGATAAGCCTTTCAACACTCTATAAAAAGAAGAAGGTTAATTATATTTTTGATCCGGGTCAGTCCCTTCCCGCCTGGAAGAAAGAGCTTTTGATTGATATGATACAAGGATCAAAGATATTTATTTGCAACGATTATGAGTTACAGTTAACTCAGGAAAAAACCTCCATGACGCTTAACGACATCCTGGAGAAGACTGAAATATTGATAGTAACAAAAGGTGAGTTTGGTTCTGTGGTAATGCAGAAAGAAAATACGGGAATAAAAAGTTTTGATATTCCGGCAGCGAAAGCGCATGAGATATGCGATCCTACCGGAGCTGGTGATGCTTACCGGGCTGGACTTATTAAGGGGCTTGCAATATCAAAAGATGATATCATTCATGCTGCAAAAATAGGATCCGTTTGTGCTGTTTATGCGGTAGAAGTATATGGCTCCCAAAATTTCCATTTTACCCCCGAATCGTTCAATAAACGCTTCAAGGATGTTTTTGGGGGAGAGGCTTTTTAG
- a CDS encoding methyltransferase, with amino-acid sequence MIDKCINSPFRYAGGKFYARKLILQHIPPHKHYIEPFAGGASIFFAKKKVLHNQLNDLDKELINVYKAIRDYPDKLILFLTKQPPEVSRIPQNLITNINIGDTLPATKELHFFFKKEFNPVDDIERAGRWFYLNRTSYSGIMNIQNMYWGYGDKYSMQPKNWAANIHRTSYKLQNVQLTSLDFEKIIDKAPDGAFLFIDPPYFNADQDKFYSCIFSKADHFRLKKCLQRNTHRLLIFVTYDNSPEIKELYSWMKEIHDKEWNYCIQRTDDQRTKIPRKGTRYKGKEIFILNYSSHGLGYKTVYQKKLLFTN; translated from the coding sequence ATGATCGACAAATGTATCAATAGTCCTTTTAGATATGCAGGTGGTAAGTTCTACGCAAGAAAACTAATTTTACAACATATACCGCCACATAAACATTACATAGAACCTTTTGCAGGTGGAGCAAGCATTTTTTTTGCAAAGAAAAAAGTTCTGCATAACCAATTAAATGATTTGGATAAAGAGTTAATTAATGTATATAAGGCAATACGAGATTATCCAGACAAACTCATTCTTTTTTTAACAAAACAACCTCCAGAAGTAAGTCGTATCCCACAAAATCTTATTACGAATATAAATATAGGAGACACTCTTCCGGCAACGAAAGAACTTCATTTTTTCTTTAAAAAAGAATTTAATCCTGTTGATGACATTGAAAGAGCTGGTCGTTGGTTTTATCTAAACAGAACTTCTTACAGTGGTATAATGAATATTCAAAATATGTATTGGGGATACGGAGATAAATATTCAATGCAACCTAAGAATTGGGCAGCCAATATCCATCGTACAAGTTACAAACTTCAAAATGTACAGCTTACTTCTCTAGATTTTGAAAAGATTATTGATAAAGCACCTGATGGAGCTTTTTTATTTATTGACCCACCTTATTTCAATGCAGATCAAGATAAATTCTATAGTTGCATATTCTCGAAGGCAGATCATTTCAGGCTTAAAAAATGTTTGCAGAGAAATACTCATCGCCTATTGATTTTTGTAACTTATGATAATTCACCGGAGATTAAGGAATTATATAGTTGGATGAAAGAAATTCACGATAAAGAATGGAATTATTGCATTCAGCGCACGGATGATCAAAGAACAAAAATTCCTCGTAAAGGCACACGTTATAAAGGTAAAGAGATCTTTATTTTAAATTATTCATCACATGGCCTTGGTTATAAAACTGTATACCAAAAAAAGTTGTTATTTACAAATTAA
- a CDS encoding ABC transporter ATP-binding component, which yields MSNQPNKVIYSMFKVSKYYDKKPVLKDISLSYFYGAKIGVLGLNGSGKSSLLRILAGVDNDFNGQATLSAGYTVGFLEQEPFLDGTKTVREIVEQGVQELADLHNEYNQINEQFARPMSDEDMNKLIERQGEVQEKIDSLGAWDLDSRLEMAMDALRCPEGSTPVKVLSGGERRRVALCRLLLQKPDILLLDEPTNHLDAESVAWLEHHLQNYEGTVIAVTHDRYFLDNVAGWILELDRGYGIPWKGNYTSWLEQKQKRLQQEEKQETERQKTLQRELEWIRMTPKGRHAKSKARINSYEVLLEQQNEKRIKELEIYIPPGPRLGNLVIEADRISKAYGDCILVEGMTFSLPRGGIIGVIGPNGAGKTTLFRMITGQEKPDTGTIRVGESVKLAYVDQSRETLDPNKTVWEIISGGRDTIRLGSREVNSRAYVARFNFFGADQQKLVGALSGGERNRVHLACMLNDGANVLLLDEPTNDLDINTMRALEDALENFSGCVVVISHDRWFLDRIATHILAFEGDSKVIWFEGNYSEYEADRKKRLGAAGDQPHRIKYRHLTRA from the coding sequence ATGAGTAATCAACCAAACAAAGTTATCTATTCCATGTTCAAGGTAAGCAAATATTATGATAAGAAGCCCGTGTTGAAGGATATTTCCCTTTCGTATTTTTACGGCGCAAAAATTGGTGTGCTGGGTTTAAATGGTTCAGGAAAGAGTTCTCTTTTGCGCATTCTTGCTGGAGTAGATAATGACTTTAACGGACAGGCAACCCTTTCCGCAGGCTACACAGTTGGATTTCTCGAACAAGAACCGTTCCTGGATGGAACAAAAACGGTGCGTGAGATTGTGGAGCAGGGTGTTCAGGAATTGGCAGACCTTCATAATGAGTACAACCAGATTAACGAGCAATTTGCCAGGCCGATGTCAGATGAAGATATGAATAAGCTGATAGAACGGCAGGGGGAAGTGCAGGAAAAAATTGATTCACTGGGAGCGTGGGATTTGGATTCTCGTCTGGAAATGGCTATGGATGCCTTACGTTGCCCTGAAGGGAGCACACCGGTAAAGGTATTATCCGGAGGAGAACGACGCCGTGTTGCACTTTGCCGGTTATTATTACAAAAGCCGGATATTCTGCTTTTAGACGAACCGACGAACCACCTTGATGCCGAATCAGTAGCCTGGTTAGAGCATCATTTGCAAAATTATGAGGGAACCGTAATTGCGGTAACCCATGATCGTTATTTTCTCGATAATGTAGCCGGTTGGATATTAGAGCTGGACCGGGGGTATGGAATTCCATGGAAGGGGAATTATACGTCGTGGCTTGAGCAAAAGCAAAAGAGATTGCAGCAGGAAGAAAAGCAGGAAACAGAACGACAGAAGACTTTACAGCGCGAGCTGGAATGGATCAGGATGACGCCGAAAGGCAGACATGCAAAATCAAAGGCGCGTATTAACTCTTATGAGGTACTTCTTGAACAACAAAATGAAAAACGAATAAAGGAGTTAGAGATCTACATTCCACCCGGCCCAAGATTGGGTAATTTAGTTATTGAGGCAGACCGGATCTCCAAGGCATACGGGGATTGTATTTTGGTGGAGGGGATGACGTTTTCTCTGCCGCGGGGAGGCATTATTGGAGTTATCGGCCCTAATGGTGCCGGGAAAACTACGCTATTCCGAATGATAACTGGTCAGGAGAAACCGGATACCGGCACAATTCGAGTGGGAGAGTCGGTTAAGCTTGCGTACGTTGACCAGAGCCGGGAAACCCTCGATCCGAATAAGACCGTATGGGAGATAATTTCCGGAGGCCGGGATACCATCCGGCTTGGCAGCAGAGAGGTTAATTCCCGTGCTTATGTAGCGCGTTTTAATTTTTTTGGGGCAGACCAGCAAAAACTGGTGGGAGCCCTATCCGGGGGAGAACGGAACAGGGTACACCTTGCCTGCATGTTGAACGATGGCGCCAATGTGCTTCTGTTGGACGAACCCACGAACGATCTTGATATAAACACTATGCGAGCCCTTGAAGACGCCCTGGAAAACTTCTCCGGCTGTGTCGTGGTAATTAGCCATGACCGATGGTTCCTGGATCGAATTGCTACCCACATTCTTGCTTTTGAGGGTGATAGTAAAGTTATCTGGTTTGAAGGAAATTATTCCGAATACGAGGCAGATCGAAAGAAACGTCTCGGCGCTGCAGGCGACCAACCTCATCGCATTAAATATCGACATTTGACAAGGGCTTAA